In Methanoregula sp., a single genomic region encodes these proteins:
- a CDS encoding PAS domain S-box protein, whose protein sequence is MNIVLAEQFSVWIRKKTSRDLIGISVAILAIILFLIYFRIGESVHTALMTIQPGFVDSILMAVLIFPALFAVYFFKRKRETEAEMQHRKEAEEVLREREERFRIVFDWANDAILLHTLTVERAPGHFIEANIVACRMLGYSREELLAMGPTDIVLPELQPQLWDIIRQAQTKDTFLFETRLLRKDGTTFPVESSGHLVNYDGTRIWISHIRDITERKKSEELLRQSRAKYKQLVENISDVIFTLDLTGTFTYISPVVQRLYGYTVREVIGQHFTRFVHREDIPKVIEGFRRRVAGEYEANEFRILTKDGRERYVRTTQTPIMKEGVTTGFNYTLTDITERKNAEEVLTISEERFRQVAESAGEWIWEVDADGLYTYASPAVEKMLGYRPEEIIGRMHFYDLFAPEEKEELKKTALEAFATKEPFKNFVNPNLHKNGTRVILETSGVPHLEEQGRIIGYRGADTDITEKKRTEEALKETERNYRTLAEAAPDPIFIIGRDDTVRFVNTRAAQVLNLSTEHILNKPRKSLFPPDIADEQGYDLQTVFTTGKPLRKEAKIRYGDREFWQDNSLVPLTDEDGDVYAVLGISHDITERKLAEDALMRSEERFRSMAERVSDLIMLTDEKGRVTYIAPSVKRILGFDPDEILRKGPEDFIHPDDLEIVYEHVKRSPDWQGSEARFEARIRKKDGSYAILEFTGTPILKDDSAMQVIARDITDRKKAEEALWESKEKYRQLVDNTDTGFVVIDDKGTVIEANEPYMRLIGAEKREEIIGHSVIEWTAPEEQDSNAAAVALCSRQGFIQDFETIYQHRDGTHIHIIINATTNETPGGKRIVSFCRNITERKNVEEALNESEQRYRSLFENANEGILFADIETTKFVHANRAICRMLGYSNEDLMAMSVADIHPKESLDHVISEFQRLVTGEKGNLTDIPCLKKDGTIRMMDIASSTVMMQGRMCMVGLFTDITERKNAEKALKESEEKFRNIFDNANDAIEIIEIMDNGFPGRYLDINDVACRMLGYTREELLQFGPLKITTDNFSRPHDEIIRELRDVGRAIFETEHRRKDGIIVPVEINAHKITLVGKTVFLSIARDITERKKVEDALRESHAKYRQLVENISDVILTLDLNGTVTYISPVVQRLFGYTVPEVVGQHFSRFVHPEDISRVLERFRHRVKGEYGANEFRLLTKDGQERYVRTNQTPMMADGVVTGFNYVMRDITGRKQAEDALRESEEKFRLLYENSMDAIFLTSTDGSIQAANPAACTMLQRTEDEIIRIGRTGVVDTTDPRLAIAIQERERTGRFEGELTFVRKDGTRFFGEITSSVFADRNGQKRTSMIVRDITERKHAEDALRESENYVKTVLDSIDVGFVIIDPATHRILDANTIAVNLIGVAKEKIVGSECHRFICPADKGNCPITDLHQTIDDSERILIRSGNEQCPIIKTVIPLMLGGKPVLLESFIDITLQKEAENILQDFNKKLQQGIEEKTAILRESELRHSRLFESSHDAIMTLEPPDWRFTSGNPATIAMFRADDESGFTSKAPWELSPEFQPDGRPSGEKAKEMIGTAMRDGSNYFEWTHRRLTGEDFPATVLLTRFEWKGKPILQATVRDISEQKDAEDKIRASLDEKVLLLREIHHRVKNNLQIIISLVNLQMRQIDDKRLKQVMAETQNRVRAMSLVHEKLYQSEDISRIDLANYTRFLVTQLFSFYGVDTRQVTLNIDIGKIRLDINTAIPLGLIINELASNALKHAFPDGRTGTLSITVIEKGTTLLLTVKNDGVGVPADFDWRNTESLGLRLVISLVEQLDGTIELDRSAGTGFTIVVKEKEQKG, encoded by the coding sequence GTGAATATCGTGCTCGCCGAGCAGTTCTCTGTATGGATACGGAAAAAAACTTCCCGCGATCTTATTGGTATATCCGTTGCCATTCTCGCGATAATACTGTTTTTGATCTATTTCAGAATCGGCGAATCTGTCCATACAGCACTTATGACAATACAGCCCGGCTTTGTGGACAGTATCCTTATGGCAGTTCTCATTTTCCCAGCCCTCTTTGCCGTATATTTTTTTAAAAGAAAGCGCGAGACTGAGGCGGAAATGCAGCACCGTAAGGAGGCGGAGGAAGTGCTGAGGGAGCGCGAGGAGAGATTCCGTATCGTGTTTGACTGGGCAAATGATGCGATTCTGTTACATACTCTTACCGTCGAGAGGGCGCCGGGTCATTTCATCGAGGCGAACATTGTCGCGTGCCGTATGCTCGGGTACAGCAGGGAAGAGCTGCTTGCCATGGGACCAACGGATATTGTCCTTCCTGAACTTCAACCCCAGCTTTGGGATATTATCCGGCAGGCACAGACAAAGGACACCTTTCTTTTTGAGACACGGCTCCTGCGTAAAGATGGCACAACCTTTCCGGTTGAATCCAGCGGCCATCTTGTGAATTACGACGGAACGAGGATCTGGATCTCCCATATCCGTGATATTACCGAGCGCAAGAAATCGGAAGAGTTGCTGCGACAAAGCCGTGCAAAATACAAGCAGCTTGTCGAGAACATCAGTGATGTTATTTTCACGCTGGATCTGACAGGAACATTCACGTACATAAGTCCTGTTGTCCAGCGATTGTATGGTTATACGGTAAGAGAAGTGATCGGCCAGCACTTCACCCGGTTTGTTCATCGTGAAGACATCCCCAAGGTCATCGAAGGGTTCAGGCGCAGGGTGGCTGGGGAGTATGAAGCAAACGAATTCAGGATCCTTACCAAAGACGGTCGGGAGCGGTATGTCCGCACCACTCAGACGCCGATAATGAAAGAGGGCGTGACCACCGGGTTCAATTACACCCTGACAGATATTACCGAGCGCAAAAATGCGGAAGAGGTGCTCACGATAAGCGAGGAGCGTTTCAGGCAGGTAGCTGAGAGTGCCGGTGAATGGATCTGGGAAGTGGATGCTGACGGTCTTTATACCTATGCCAGTCCTGCGGTGGAGAAGATGCTGGGTTACAGGCCGGAGGAGATCATTGGCAGGATGCACTTCTACGATCTCTTTGCACCAGAAGAAAAAGAGGAGTTGAAAAAAACAGCATTGGAAGCATTCGCCACAAAGGAGCCTTTTAAAAACTTTGTAAATCCAAACCTGCATAAAAACGGCACCCGGGTCATCCTTGAGACCAGTGGTGTCCCCCACCTGGAGGAACAGGGCAGGATTATCGGTTACCGTGGTGCGGATACAGATATCACCGAGAAGAAGCGAACCGAAGAGGCGCTCAAAGAGACCGAGAGAAATTACCGGACCCTTGCCGAAGCAGCGCCCGATCCGATCTTTATCATAGGCCGGGACGACACGGTCCGGTTCGTCAACACCCGTGCAGCACAGGTGTTGAATCTTTCAACCGAACATATTCTGAATAAACCGCGAAAGAGCCTGTTCCCTCCGGATATCGCTGACGAGCAGGGCTATGATCTCCAGACCGTATTTACTACCGGAAAACCGCTCCGTAAAGAGGCAAAAATCCGGTATGGCGACCGCGAGTTCTGGCAGGATAATTCCCTTGTCCCGTTAACCGATGAGGACGGGGACGTGTATGCAGTTCTTGGCATATCACACGACATTACCGAGCGTAAATTGGCAGAGGATGCGCTCATGAGGAGCGAGGAGCGGTTCCGGAGCATGGCTGAACGGGTCTCAGATCTCATAATGCTCACGGATGAAAAAGGCCGGGTAACCTACATCGCCCCCTCGGTGAAAAGAATTCTCGGATTCGATCCAGATGAGATCCTCCGGAAAGGACCCGAGGACTTCATACATCCCGATGATCTGGAAATCGTGTATGAACACGTCAAAAGAAGTCCGGACTGGCAGGGTAGTGAAGCGAGGTTTGAGGCACGTATCCGAAAAAAAGACGGCAGTTATGCTATCCTGGAATTTACTGGTACTCCGATCCTGAAAGATGACTCGGCCATGCAGGTGATTGCCCGTGACATCACAGATCGGAAAAAAGCCGAAGAAGCACTCTGGGAGAGCAAAGAGAAGTATCGCCAGCTTGTAGACAATACCGATACGGGTTTCGTGGTGATTGATGACAAGGGAACCGTCATAGAGGCAAACGAGCCGTACATGCGCTTGATCGGTGCGGAAAAAAGAGAGGAGATTATCGGACATTCCGTGATTGAGTGGACCGCCCCCGAGGAACAGGACAGCAACGCCGCAGCGGTGGCCCTCTGTTCCCGGCAGGGCTTTATTCAGGATTTTGAAACGATCTACCAGCACCGGGACGGGACGCACATCCACATCATCATCAATGCAACAACCAATGAAACGCCCGGTGGGAAACGTATCGTCTCGTTCTGCCGCAATATTACCGAGCGCAAGAATGTGGAAGAAGCACTCAACGAGAGCGAACAGCGATACCGGTCCCTCTTTGAAAACGCAAATGAAGGAATTCTGTTTGCCGACATTGAGACAACGAAGTTCGTGCATGCCAACCGGGCCATATGCAGGATGCTGGGATATTCCAACGAAGATCTCATGGCCATGAGTGTTGCGGATATCCACCCAAAAGAGAGTCTTGACCATGTTATAAGTGAGTTCCAGAGACTTGTGACGGGTGAGAAGGGTAATCTCACGGATATCCCGTGCCTGAAAAAAGACGGGACGATCCGGATGATGGATATCGCCAGTTCCACGGTGATGATGCAGGGAAGGATGTGCATGGTCGGGCTCTTTACCGACATCACCGAGCGGAAAAATGCTGAAAAGGCGCTTAAAGAGAGCGAGGAGAAGTTCCGCAATATATTCGACAATGCAAACGATGCGATCGAGATCATTGAAATCATGGACAACGGGTTTCCCGGCAGGTATCTCGACATCAATGATGTTGCCTGCCGTATGCTGGGGTACACGAGGGAAGAACTGCTTCAGTTCGGCCCGCTGAAGATTACCACGGATAATTTCAGCCGTCCGCACGATGAAATCATACGGGAATTACGAGATGTCGGCCGTGCGATATTTGAAACGGAACACCGGAGAAAAGACGGGATAATAGTTCCGGTGGAGATCAATGCTCACAAGATTACCCTCGTTGGGAAAACAGTTTTCCTGTCAATTGCCCGGGACATCACCGAACGTAAAAAAGTGGAAGATGCACTGCGGGAAAGCCACGCGAAGTACCGGCAGCTTGTCGAGAACATCAGCGATGTGATCCTCACGCTGGACCTGAACGGGACGGTCACCTACATCAGCCCTGTTGTCCAGCGATTGTTCGGCTATACGGTACCGGAAGTTGTCGGGCAGCATTTCAGCCGTTTTGTTCATCCGGAAGATATCTCCCGGGTCCTCGAAAGGTTCAGGCACAGGGTAAAAGGGGAGTATGGCGCAAACGAATTCAGGCTCCTGACAAAAGACGGTCAGGAGCGGTATGTCCGCACCAACCAGACGCCCATGATGGCGGATGGCGTGGTCACCGGGTTCAATTACGTGATGAGGGATATCACCGGGCGCAAACAGGCAGAGGATGCACTCAGGGAGAGTGAGGAGAAGTTCCGGCTTCTCTACGAAAACTCCATGGATGCCATCTTCCTGACAAGTACTGACGGCAGTATCCAGGCAGCAAATCCTGCTGCCTGTACCATGCTCCAGCGGACCGAAGACGAGATTATCAGAATAGGCAGGACCGGGGTTGTCGATACGACTGATCCCCGGCTCGCCATCGCCATACAGGAGCGGGAACGAACGGGTAGATTCGAAGGCGAGCTGACGTTTGTACGGAAGGACGGGACACGATTTTTCGGAGAAATTACCTCCAGCGTCTTTGCGGACCGTAACGGTCAGAAGCGGACGAGCATGATCGTCCGGGATATCACCGAGCGAAAGCATGCGGAGGATGCGCTACGGGAGAGCGAGAACTATGTGAAAACGGTCCTCGATTCGATTGATGTCGGTTTTGTTATCATCGATCCGGCAACGCACCGGATCCTCGATGCAAACACTATTGCAGTAAATCTCATTGGTGTCGCAAAGGAGAAGATCGTCGGGTCCGAATGCCACCGGTTCATCTGTCCTGCTGATAAGGGGAACTGCCCGATCACCGATCTTCACCAGACAATTGATGATTCCGAGCGGATCCTGATAAGATCCGGCAATGAACAATGCCCGATCATCAAGACGGTAATTCCTCTTATGCTCGGAGGAAAGCCGGTCCTTCTTGAGAGTTTCATCGACATCACGCTCCAGAAAGAGGCTGAAAATATTCTCCAGGATTTCAACAAAAAATTACAGCAGGGGATCGAGGAAAAAACGGCAATACTCCGTGAGAGCGAACTCCGGCACAGCAGGTTGTTTGAGTCTTCGCACGACGCCATCATGACCCTGGAACCCCCGGACTGGCGGTTCACGTCCGGCAATCCCGCCACCATCGCAATGTTCCGCGCAGATGATGAGTCTGGTTTTACATCGAAAGCACCGTGGGAGCTCTCGCCGGAATTCCAGCCGGACGGGCGGCCATCGGGCGAGAAGGCAAAAGAGATGATCGGGACCGCGATGCGGGATGGATCCAATTACTTCGAATGGACACACCGGCGCCTCACGGGGGAAGACTTCCCGGCAACCGTCCTCCTGACAAGGTTCGAATGGAAGGGAAAACCGATCCTCCAGGCAACGGTCCGGGATATCTCTGAACAGAAAGATGCAGAGGATAAAATCAGGGCATCTTTAGATGAGAAAGTCCTGCTTCTCCGCGAGATCCACCACCGGGTCAAGAACAATCTCCAGATCATCATCAGCCTGGTCAATCTCCAGATGCGCCAGATTGATGATAAACGATTGAAACAGGTCATGGCAGAGACGCAGAACCGGGTCCGTGCGATGTCCCTTGTGCACGAAAAACTGTACCAGTCCGAGGATATCTCCCGGATCGATCTCGCCAACTACACCCGTTTCCTTGTTACCCAGCTCTTCTCGTTCTACGGAGTAGATACCCGGCAGGTGACCCTGAACATTGACATCGGTAAGATCAGGCTCGACATCAACACGGCAATCCCGCTAGGCTTAATTATCAACGAACTGGCCAGCAACGCGTTGAAACATGCGTTTCCCGATGGAAGAACAGGTACATTGTCTATTACGGTAATTGAAAAGGGTACAACACTTCTCCTCACGGTAAAGAACGATGGGGTAGGAGTACCTGCGGATTTCGACTGGAGGAATACAGAATCGTTAGGGCTCCGGCTGGTGATCTCGCTTGTGGAGCAACTGGACGGCACCATTGAACTGGACCGGAGTGCGGGGACGGGATTTACGATTGTCGTGAAAGAAAAAGA
- a CDS encoding histidine kinase dimerization/phosphoacceptor domain -containing protein, translated as MHSEETPDWQSQRNKIIGLGESSIRKSYYPELQQKMAELEKKNKDLKAAYEDLSSNEEELRQNYEELAHSEQRTRESERRFADIISFLPDATLVIDKNGTVLAWNRAMVEMTGVPAEQMIGKGDYEYTLPFYHERHPIAIDLVLHDDPADVEKYPVIKKEGRTRIAEIFIPHFNNGVGAHLWFIASPLYDADGYLTGAIESIRDITGQKHAEDKIKASLDEKVLLLREIHHRVNNNLQIIISLVNLQMRHIDDERLKQVMAETQNRVRAMAFVHEKLYQSEDISHIDLASYTRFLVTQLFSFYGVDSRQVTLNIDIGKLMLNINTAIPLGLIINELASNALKHAFPNGRTGTLSITIREEDKTLSITVKDDGAGLPADFDWRNAESLGLLLVISLVEQLDGTIELDRRAGTRFTIIVQEKE; from the coding sequence ATGCACTCTGAAGAAACGCCCGACTGGCAAAGCCAGAGGAACAAGATCATCGGTCTTGGGGAGTCCTCCATCCGGAAGAGTTACTACCCTGAGCTCCAGCAGAAGATGGCAGAGCTGGAGAAGAAGAACAAGGACTTAAAGGCGGCATACGAAGATCTTTCCTCCAATGAGGAAGAACTCCGGCAGAATTATGAGGAACTGGCCCATAGCGAGCAAAGGACCCGGGAAAGTGAGCGGCGCTTTGCTGACATCATCAGTTTCCTTCCTGATGCAACCCTTGTTATTGACAAAAACGGGACGGTTCTTGCATGGAACCGCGCAATGGTGGAGATGACGGGAGTTCCGGCAGAACAGATGATCGGGAAAGGAGATTATGAATATACTCTCCCGTTCTACCATGAGCGGCATCCGATCGCGATCGATCTCGTCCTCCACGATGACCCGGCAGATGTAGAAAAATATCCGGTCATAAAAAAGGAAGGCAGAACCCGGATCGCTGAGATATTTATTCCACACTTCAATAATGGCGTGGGAGCTCACCTCTGGTTTATCGCATCCCCCCTCTATGATGCAGACGGGTATCTTACGGGAGCAATTGAATCCATCCGCGACATTACCGGGCAGAAACACGCCGAGGATAAAATTAAAGCATCGCTGGACGAGAAAGTCCTGCTCCTCCGCGAAATCCACCACCGGGTCAATAACAATCTCCAGATCATCATCAGCTTAGTCAACCTCCAGATGCGCCATATCGATGATGAAAGATTAAAACAGGTCATGGCAGAAACCCAGAACCGGGTGCGGGCGATGGCCTTTGTCCACGAAAAGCTCTACCAGTCCGAGGATATCTCCCACATCGATCTAGCCAGCTACACCCGGTTTTTGGTAACCCAGCTTTTCTCGTTCTATGGTGTTGATTCACGGCAGGTGACCCTGAACATTGACATCGGGAAGCTCATGCTCAACATCAACACCGCAATCCCGCTCGGCCTCATCATCAACGAGCTGGCAAGCAACGCGTTGAAACATGCGTTTCCCAACGGAAGGACTGGAACATTGTCCATCACGATTCGGGAAGAGGACAAGACACTTTCAATAACTGTAAAGGATGATGGTGCTGGATTACCGGCGGATTTCGACTGGAGGAATGCAGAATCACTGGGGCTCCTGCTGGTGATCTCGCTGGTGGAGCAACTGGACGGCACCATTGAACTGGACCGGCGTGCGGGTACCCGGTTTACTATTATTGTGCAGGAGAAAGAATGA
- a CDS encoding PAS domain S-box protein translates to MAVRTSAMQEKLKTLFSPANILQLAFIVVILTALYLISTVNYLLFHGIVELAGIAVALSIFIIVWNTRRMITDGFFLIIGISFLFFGSIDLVHTLAFKGMGVFSGNSPDLPTQLWIAARYFQSVTFLVATLFIGRSITKDRKYDVGIIIAACTAVCALLFASIFVWQIFPHCFIEGSGLTPFKIVSEYIISLILIATIVILYLKREHFDPTVWRFLIAAQVFLILGELAFTSYISVFGFMNMLGHLFRLVSVYLFYRAFVVVSLTRPYDLLLRELKINEDNLKEKRELYRTLVENINDVIFSLDLQGKFTYISPVIERLYGYTSDEVIGQDFLKYVHPDDHSHVIKEFSRRLKGDYGGDEFRILARSGSIHYVSVSPHPTITDGRVVGFNYIMTDITARKRAEEGVQAAVKLNQLIDTMSVSESMGYTLDEAERLTTSKIGFFHLINPDEETIQLIAWSTETKKHCFIPKEPERHYPVSKAGVWVDCIRQRKPVIHNDYTSLPHKKGLPEGHVPVIREMVVPIFDEDRIVAIIGVGNKAADYDEKDINVLTLLAKNAWTLIQRKHAEEERERIRLWQAGVNRILESVLAPISLDQKLKIITDGVVEIFGADFCRIWLIEKGDRCTTDCMHAEVAEGPHICRFRDKCLHLKASSGRYTHIDGKGHRRVPFGAYKIGRIASGEETKFLTNDVEHDPRVHDHAWARSLGLVAFAGYRLKPLDGDVLGVFALFARFPISPDLDAILEGLSRAISLAIQKDIAEESLRESREMYRELIENINDVIFSMDLQGTFTYISPVIERLYGYHPDEVIGQHFTKFLHPDDHPQCIEAFKKRLKGEYGINNFRIRCKDGRVENVCVSQRPMIKDGIVTGFNYIMSNITARKQVEDALKASEERFRTMIEQSPLSIEVMSPDGRTLQVNPAFEKLWGVTLEDLKDYNMLKDEQLTRLGIMPYIQRGFSGEAVAYPPLEYDGSRTLGFGEKRWVQGSIYPVRDAAGTIRNVILVHEDITEQKKAEGALKESEEKFRDIFNNTTDAIHIHGINDDGTPGKFTDVNDVACRMLGYTRQEMLAKTPVEISTGYHNPPMERVFEEQRTAGSARFETEHRAKNGTIIPVEVNTHVVTIRGTKVMLGVVRDITERKKAEVLLKHYSEELEQEVKVRTEELSASLEEKVVLLREIHHRVKNNLQIIISLVNLQMRQIDDERLKQVMAETQNRVRAMAFVHEKLYQSEDISRIDLASYTRFLVTQLFSFYGVDSRQVTLNIDIGKLMLNINTAIPLGLIINELASNALKHAFPNGRTGTISITAREEDKTLHLTVKDEGIGIPADFDWRNAESLGLRLVISLVEQLDGTIELDRREGTRFTIIVQEKE, encoded by the coding sequence ATGGCTGTTCGAACCTCTGCAATGCAGGAAAAATTAAAAACACTCTTTAGCCCTGCCAATATCCTTCAGCTTGCCTTCATCGTAGTTATCCTCACTGCCCTCTACCTCATCAGCACCGTGAACTATCTTCTCTTTCACGGCATTGTTGAACTCGCCGGCATTGCCGTTGCCCTTTCGATTTTCATCATCGTCTGGAATACCCGAAGGATGATCACGGACGGGTTTTTCTTAATTATTGGAATCTCGTTTCTCTTCTTTGGCAGTATCGATCTCGTTCATACTCTCGCATTCAAAGGAATGGGGGTATTCTCCGGCAACAGCCCGGACCTCCCCACCCAGCTCTGGATTGCAGCACGGTATTTCCAGAGTGTCACGTTCCTTGTAGCAACGCTCTTTATTGGCAGATCAATAACCAAAGACCGGAAGTACGATGTGGGTATCATCATCGCAGCCTGCACCGCGGTATGTGCCCTGCTCTTTGCCAGCATCTTTGTCTGGCAGATCTTCCCGCACTGTTTCATTGAGGGTAGCGGGCTTACTCCTTTCAAGATCGTGAGCGAGTACATTATCTCACTCATTCTCATTGCCACTATTGTCATTCTGTACCTGAAACGGGAGCACTTCGATCCCACCGTCTGGAGGTTCCTCATCGCTGCACAGGTGTTCCTTATCCTCGGTGAACTGGCGTTTACTTCCTACATATCGGTGTTCGGGTTCATGAACATGCTCGGACACCTGTTCCGGCTCGTCTCGGTCTACCTGTTCTACCGGGCTTTTGTTGTCGTCAGTCTTACCCGGCCGTATGATCTTCTCCTGCGTGAACTCAAGATAAACGAGGACAATCTGAAGGAGAAACGCGAATTGTACCGCACGCTCGTCGAGAACATCAACGATGTAATCTTCTCTCTTGACCTGCAGGGAAAATTCACGTACATCAGCCCGGTCATCGAGCGGCTGTATGGGTATACTTCGGATGAGGTGATCGGACAGGATTTCTTAAAATATGTTCATCCCGATGATCATTCCCACGTTATCAAAGAATTCAGTCGGAGACTGAAGGGGGATTATGGAGGGGATGAGTTCAGGATCCTCGCAAGATCTGGTTCGATTCATTATGTCAGTGTCTCGCCACACCCAACGATAACCGATGGCAGGGTCGTCGGGTTCAACTACATCATGACCGATATCACCGCCCGCAAGCGGGCGGAAGAGGGCGTACAGGCTGCCGTAAAATTAAACCAGCTGATCGATACAATGTCGGTCAGCGAGAGTATGGGGTATACCCTCGATGAGGCAGAACGGCTGACCACAAGCAAAATCGGGTTCTTCCATCTCATCAATCCCGATGAGGAGACAATCCAGCTGATCGCCTGGTCAACAGAAACAAAGAAGCACTGTTTTATCCCCAAGGAACCTGAGCGACACTATCCGGTATCAAAAGCCGGTGTCTGGGTGGATTGCATCCGTCAACGAAAACCAGTCATTCACAATGATTATACCAGCCTGCCCCATAAAAAAGGCCTGCCGGAAGGCCATGTCCCGGTGATCCGTGAGATGGTCGTTCCCATTTTCGATGAAGACAGGATTGTCGCAATCATCGGTGTGGGCAACAAGGCAGCGGATTACGATGAGAAAGATATCAACGTGCTGACCCTGCTGGCAAAGAATGCATGGACGTTAATCCAGCGCAAGCATGCAGAAGAAGAACGGGAGAGGATCCGATTGTGGCAGGCAGGGGTGAACAGGATCTTAGAGTCTGTTCTTGCTCCCATCTCACTCGATCAGAAATTAAAGATCATCACTGATGGTGTTGTTGAAATATTCGGTGCAGATTTCTGCCGGATCTGGCTGATCGAAAAGGGAGACCGGTGCACCACGGACTGCATGCATGCCGAAGTTGCTGAAGGCCCGCATATCTGTCGGTTCCGCGACAAGTGCCTGCACTTAAAAGCCAGTTCCGGCAGGTATACCCATATTGACGGGAAAGGCCACCGCCGTGTACCGTTCGGTGCCTACAAGATCGGGCGCATCGCATCCGGAGAGGAAACGAAGTTTCTCACAAATGATGTGGAGCATGATCCCCGGGTCCATGATCATGCATGGGCCAGAAGCCTTGGGCTCGTGGCGTTTGCAGGATATCGCCTGAAACCTTTGGATGGTGATGTCCTCGGGGTCTTTGCCCTGTTTGCGCGGTTTCCGATATCGCCGGATTTGGATGCGATCCTCGAGGGACTGAGCCGTGCCATCTCCCTTGCCATCCAGAAAGATATTGCGGAAGAGTCCCTCCGCGAGAGCCGCGAGATGTACCGGGAGCTCATCGAGAACATCAATGATGTGATATTCTCGATGGACCTGCAGGGAACATTTACCTATATAAGCCCGGTCATTGAGCGGTTGTATGGGTATCACCCGGACGAAGTGATTGGGCAGCACTTTACAAAATTCCTTCACCCGGATGACCACCCGCAGTGCATCGAGGCGTTTAAGAAAAGACTGAAAGGCGAGTATGGTATCAACAACTTCAGGATCCGGTGCAAGGATGGCAGGGTGGAGAACGTCTGCGTCTCCCAGCGACCGATGATTAAGGATGGTATTGTCACCGGGTTCAACTACATCATGTCGAATATCACCGCCCGCAAGCAGGTGGAAGATGCCCTAAAGGCGAGCGAGGAGCGCTTCAGGACCATGATCGAGCAGTCCCCGTTAAGCATCGAGGTGATGTCCCCGGATGGCCGGACCCTGCAGGTCAATCCTGCCTTTGAAAAACTCTGGGGAGTGACATTAGAGGATCTCAAAGATTACAATATGCTTAAGGATGAACAACTCACCCGCCTTGGAATAATGCCCTATATCCAGCGGGGCTTTTCCGGAGAGGCGGTTGCGTATCCCCCCCTGGAATACGATGGCAGCAGGACCCTGGGATTCGGGGAGAAACGGTGGGTTCAGGGCAGTATCTACCCGGTCCGGGATGCAGCCGGCACTATCCGCAATGTCATTTTGGTGCATGAAGACATCACTGAGCAGAAGAAGGCGGAAGGAGCACTCAAAGAGAGCGAGGAGAAGTTCCGCGATATTTTCAACAATACCACCGATGCAATCCACATCCATGGGATCAATGATGACGGGACTCCCGGGAAGTTCACCGATGTCAACGATGTTGCCTGCCGGATGCTGGGATACACCCGGCAAGAGATGCTGGCAAAAACCCCGGTCGAAATCTCCACGGGTTACCACAACCCGCCGATGGAACGAGTCTTTGAAGAACAGCGGACTGCCGGCAGCGCAAGATTCGAGACGGAGCACCGGGCAAAGAACGGCACGATCATTCCTGTAGAAGTCAATACCCATGTCGTTACCATACGGGGAACAAAAGTGATGCTCGGGGTAGTCCGGGATATCACGGAACGGAAGAAAGCCGAAGTGTTGCTGAAACATTATAGCGAAGAACTCGAACAGGAAGTGAAGGTCCGGACCGAAGAGCTGAGCGCATCGCTGGAGGAGAAAGTCGTCCTCCTCCGCGAGATCCACCACCGGGTCAAGAACAATCTTCAGATCATCATCAGTCTGGTCAACCTCCAGATGCGCCAGATCGATGATGAACGATTGAAACAGGTCATGGCAGAAACCCAGAACCGGGTGCGGGCGATGGCCTTTGTCCACGAAAAACTCTACCAGTCCGAGGATATCTCCCGCATCGATCTTGCCAGCTACACCCGGTTTTTAGTAACCCAGCTTTTCTCTTTCTATGGTGTTGATTCCCGGCAGGTGACCCTGAACATTGACATCGGGAAGCTTATGCTCAACATCAACACCGCAATCCCGCTCGGCCTCATCATCAACGAACTGGCAAGCAACGCGTTGAAACACGCATTTCCTAACGGGAGAACAGGAACGATATCCATCACGGCACGGGAAGAGGACAAGACACTTCACCTCACCGTTAAGGACGAGGGTATTGGAATACCTGCGGATTTCGACTGGAGGAATGCAGAATCGCTGGGGCTCCGGCTGGTGATCTCGCTCGTGGAGCAACTGGACGGTACTATTGAACTGGACCGGCGTGAGGGTACCCGGTTTACTATTATTGTGCAGGAGAAAGAATGA